The following are encoded together in the Phenylobacterium sp. NIBR 498073 genome:
- a CDS encoding pyruvate dehydrogenase complex E1 component subunit beta: MTDVLMPALSPTMEEGTLAKWHVKKGDAVRSGDVIAEIETDKATMEVEAVDEGTVEEILVPEGSEGVKVNTPIARLSGDGAPAAAPPPAGEAEKAAPVAAAAQTEGAATAPVVPKVELRDPDLPEGAKLVKTTIRDALRDAMAEEMRKDDKVFLMGEEVAQYQGAYKVSRDLLQEFGDKRVIDTPITEYGFAGLGVGAAMAGLKPIVEFMTWNFAMQAIDHIINSAAKTLYMSGGQIKCSVVFRGPNGAAARVGAQHSQDYSAWYAQVPGLKVVAPYDAADAKGLLKAAIRDPNPVVFLEHEMMYGQEFDVPEDVDWVVPIGKAKVRREGKDVTITAHSRMVGLALKAAEELAADGIEAEVIDLRTLRPLDHETIVESVKKTNRLVTAEEGWGPMGVGAEVVARVLEHAFDYLDAPPARVHQKDVPLPYAANLEALSLPSVEDIVKAAKAVAYK; the protein is encoded by the coding sequence GTGACCGACGTCCTTATGCCTGCGCTTTCCCCGACCATGGAGGAGGGCACGCTCGCCAAGTGGCACGTGAAGAAGGGCGACGCCGTTCGTTCGGGCGACGTGATCGCCGAGATCGAGACCGACAAGGCGACCATGGAGGTCGAGGCCGTCGATGAAGGGACCGTCGAGGAGATCCTGGTCCCCGAAGGCTCCGAGGGCGTGAAGGTGAATACCCCGATCGCCCGGCTGTCGGGCGATGGCGCGCCGGCTGCCGCTCCGCCGCCCGCGGGCGAGGCGGAGAAGGCCGCGCCTGTCGCCGCGGCGGCCCAGACGGAAGGCGCTGCGACCGCTCCCGTGGTTCCGAAGGTCGAGCTGCGCGATCCTGACCTGCCCGAAGGCGCCAAGCTCGTGAAGACCACCATCCGCGACGCCCTGCGCGACGCGATGGCCGAGGAGATGCGCAAGGACGACAAGGTCTTCCTGATGGGCGAGGAAGTCGCCCAGTACCAGGGCGCCTACAAGGTCAGCCGCGACCTGCTGCAGGAGTTCGGCGACAAGCGCGTCATCGACACCCCGATCACCGAGTACGGGTTCGCCGGCCTCGGCGTCGGCGCGGCGATGGCGGGCCTGAAGCCGATCGTCGAGTTCATGACCTGGAACTTCGCCATGCAGGCGATCGACCACATCATCAACTCGGCCGCCAAGACGCTCTACATGTCCGGCGGGCAGATCAAATGCTCGGTCGTGTTCCGCGGCCCGAACGGCGCGGCGGCCCGCGTGGGCGCCCAGCACAGTCAGGACTATTCGGCCTGGTACGCCCAGGTCCCGGGTCTGAAGGTCGTCGCCCCCTATGACGCGGCCGACGCCAAGGGCCTGCTGAAGGCGGCGATCCGCGACCCGAACCCGGTCGTCTTCCTTGAGCACGAGATGATGTACGGGCAGGAGTTCGACGTTCCCGAGGACGTCGACTGGGTGGTGCCGATCGGCAAGGCCAAGGTCCGCCGCGAGGGCAAGGACGTCACCATCACCGCCCACTCGCGGATGGTCGGCCTGGCCTTGAAGGCGGCCGAGGAGCTGGCCGCCGACGGCATCGAGGCCGAGGTCATCGACCTGCGCACCCTGCGTCCGCTGGACCACGAGACCATCGTCGAGAGCGTGAAGAAGACCAACCGACTGGTCACCGCCGAAGAAGGCTGGGGCCCGATGGGCGTCGGCGCCGAGGTGGTGGCGCGGGTGCTGGAGCACGCCTTCGACTACCTGGACGCGCCGCCGGCCCGCGTGCACCAGAAGGACGTGCCGCTGCCCTATGCGGCCAATCTGGAGGCCCTCTCGCTGCCCTCGGTCGAGGACATCGTGAAGGCGGCCAAGGCGGTCGCCTACAAGTGA
- the lpdA gene encoding dihydrolipoyl dehydrogenase gives MDFDVIVIGSGPGGYVTAIRASQLGFKTAIVEREALGGVCLNWGCIPTKALLKSGEAYENLSHMADYGLKIEKASFDFSKIIERSRKVAGQLNSGVAFLMKKHKIEVIEGVAKLEKGQGAPKVVVALKAGGARTVQAKHVILATGARARTVPAIGMEPDGERIWTYREAMVPKAAPKSLIVIGSGAIGIEFASFYRALGSDVTVIEALPRILPVEDEEVSKTAHKAFEKRGLKFRVGASVKKLSKSKAGVTIELEAGGKAETLEADIAIVAIGIVGNVEDLGLEALGAKVEKTHVVTDAHGGTGVPGLYAIGDVAGPPWLAHKASHEGVHCIEHIAGLKPNNLSSPIPGCTYSTPQIASVGLTEAQAKEQGIEAKVGRFPFKVNGKAIAAGETDGFVKTVFDGKTGALIGAHMIGAEVTEMIQGFTLAITLEATEEEVFATVFPHPTLSEAMHEAALDAYGRVLHI, from the coding sequence ATGGATTTCGACGTCATCGTCATCGGCTCGGGGCCCGGCGGCTATGTGACCGCCATCCGCGCCAGCCAGCTCGGCTTCAAGACCGCCATCGTCGAGCGCGAAGCGCTGGGCGGCGTCTGCCTCAACTGGGGCTGCATCCCCACCAAGGCCCTGCTGAAGTCCGGCGAGGCCTACGAGAACCTCAGCCACATGGCCGACTACGGCCTCAAGATCGAGAAGGCGAGCTTCGACTTCAGCAAGATCATTGAGCGTTCGCGCAAGGTCGCCGGCCAGCTGAACTCGGGCGTCGCCTTCCTGATGAAGAAGCACAAGATCGAGGTCATCGAGGGCGTCGCCAAGCTCGAAAAGGGGCAGGGCGCGCCGAAGGTGGTCGTGGCGCTGAAGGCGGGCGGCGCGCGGACGGTGCAGGCCAAGCACGTGATCCTGGCCACCGGCGCGCGGGCGCGCACGGTCCCGGCGATCGGCATGGAGCCGGACGGCGAGCGCATCTGGACCTATCGCGAAGCGATGGTTCCGAAGGCGGCCCCGAAGTCGCTGATCGTCATCGGCTCGGGCGCCATCGGCATCGAGTTCGCCAGCTTCTACAGGGCGTTGGGCTCGGACGTGACCGTGATCGAGGCGTTGCCGCGCATCCTGCCGGTCGAGGACGAGGAGGTTTCGAAGACCGCCCACAAGGCGTTCGAGAAGCGTGGCCTGAAGTTCCGGGTCGGCGCCAGCGTCAAGAAGCTGTCCAAGTCCAAGGCCGGCGTGACCATCGAACTGGAAGCCGGCGGCAAGGCCGAGACGCTCGAGGCCGACATCGCCATCGTCGCCATCGGCATCGTCGGCAATGTCGAGGACCTGGGGCTGGAGGCTCTGGGCGCGAAGGTCGAGAAGACCCACGTGGTCACAGACGCCCATGGCGGGACCGGCGTGCCGGGCCTCTACGCGATCGGCGATGTCGCCGGCCCGCCCTGGCTGGCGCACAAGGCCAGCCACGAAGGCGTCCACTGCATCGAGCACATCGCCGGCCTGAAGCCTAACAACCTCAGCTCGCCGATCCCCGGCTGCACCTATTCGACGCCGCAGATCGCCTCTGTCGGTCTGACCGAGGCGCAGGCCAAGGAGCAGGGGATCGAGGCCAAGGTCGGCCGCTTCCCGTTCAAGGTGAACGGCAAGGCGATCGCCGCCGGCGAAACCGACGGCTTCGTGAAGACCGTTTTCGACGGCAAGACCGGCGCGCTGATCGGCGCGCACATGATCGGCGCGGAAGTCACCGAGATGATCCAGGGCTTCACCCTGGCCATCACCCTGGAGGCCACGGAGGAGGAGGTGTTCGCCACCGTCTTCCCGCACCCGACCCTGAGCGAGGCGATGCACGAGGCCGCGCTCGACGCCTATGGACGCGTCCTGCACATCTGA
- a CDS encoding aldehyde-activating protein → MTTSDPDCRLNIEAAPGSLNRYRFGRRLVDALLCEECGVYVASVMQIEDRMLATLNVAGVALDGFSGRSGEPVAYDDETDEDRLARRKARWTPTVLVEASPSA, encoded by the coding sequence ATGACCACCAGCGACCCGGACTGCCGGCTCAATATCGAGGCGGCGCCGGGATCGCTCAATCGCTACCGGTTCGGGCGGCGATTGGTGGACGCGTTGCTTTGCGAAGAGTGCGGCGTCTACGTCGCCTCGGTCATGCAGATAGAAGACAGGATGCTCGCCACGCTGAACGTGGCGGGCGTCGCCCTCGACGGGTTCTCCGGCCGCTCTGGTGAACCTGTCGCCTATGACGACGAAACTGACGAGGACAGGCTGGCCCGGAGAAAGGCGCGCTGGACGCCCACCGTGCTTGTCGAAGCCTCGCCCAGCGCCTGA
- the eno gene encoding phosphopyruvate hydratase — MTEIIDITAREILDSRGNPTVEVDVVLEDGSLGRAAVPSGASTGAHEAVEKRDGDKSRYGGKGVLQAVEAVNTEIYDALSGFDAEDQRRLDQRLIELDGTPNKARLGANAILGVSLATAKAAAISAGLPLYKYVGGVSARVLPVPMMNIINGGAHADNPIDIQEFMILPTGAPTFAEGLRMGAEIFHGLKKALKDAGHNTNVGDEGGFAPNIGSAEEALAFIVKAGEAAGYKAGSDFQLGLDVASTEFFKGGKYVLEGEGKTLDPAGMVKYLEGLVKNFPIVSIEDGAAEDDLEGWKLLTEALGGKVQLVGDDLFVTNPARLSMGIDKGLANSILVKVNQIGTLSETMDAVEMAHRAGYTSVMSHRSGETEDSTIADLAVAMNCGQIKTGSLARSDRTAKYNQLLRIEEELGDQAIYLGAKALKQR; from the coding sequence ATGACCGAAATCATCGACATCACAGCCCGTGAAATCCTGGATAGCCGCGGCAATCCGACGGTCGAGGTCGATGTCGTCCTGGAAGATGGCTCGCTGGGTCGCGCAGCGGTCCCGTCCGGGGCCTCCACGGGCGCGCACGAGGCGGTAGAGAAGCGGGACGGGGACAAGAGCCGCTATGGCGGCAAGGGCGTCCTGCAGGCCGTCGAGGCCGTCAACACCGAGATCTATGACGCGCTGTCGGGCTTCGACGCCGAGGACCAGCGCCGCCTGGACCAGCGCCTGATCGAGCTGGACGGCACGCCGAACAAGGCCCGCCTGGGCGCCAACGCCATCCTGGGCGTCAGCCTGGCGACCGCCAAGGCCGCGGCGATCAGCGCCGGCCTGCCGCTTTATAAGTACGTCGGCGGCGTCTCGGCCCGCGTGCTGCCGGTGCCGATGATGAACATCATCAACGGCGGCGCCCACGCCGACAACCCGATCGACATCCAGGAATTCATGATCCTGCCGACCGGCGCGCCGACCTTCGCCGAAGGCCTGCGCATGGGCGCGGAGATCTTCCATGGCCTGAAGAAGGCCCTGAAGGACGCCGGCCACAACACCAACGTCGGCGACGAGGGCGGCTTTGCGCCCAATATCGGTTCGGCCGAAGAAGCCCTGGCCTTCATCGTCAAGGCGGGCGAGGCGGCCGGCTACAAGGCCGGTTCGGACTTCCAGCTGGGCCTCGACGTCGCCTCGACCGAGTTCTTCAAGGGCGGCAAGTACGTGCTGGAAGGCGAGGGCAAGACCCTCGATCCGGCCGGCATGGTCAAGTACCTGGAAGGCCTGGTGAAGAACTTCCCGATCGTCAGCATCGAGGATGGCGCCGCCGAGGACGACCTTGAGGGCTGGAAGCTGCTCACCGAGGCCCTGGGCGGCAAGGTCCAGCTGGTCGGCGACGACCTGTTCGTGACCAACCCGGCGCGCCTGTCGATGGGCATCGACAAGGGCCTGGCCAACTCCATCCTGGTCAAGGTCAACCAGATCGGCACGCTGTCCGAGACCATGGACGCCGTCGAAATGGCGCACCGCGCCGGCTACACCTCGGTGATGAGCCACCGTTCGGGCGAGACCGAGGATTCGACCATCGCCGACCTGGCGGTCGCGATGAACTGCGGTCAGATCAAGACCGGCTCGCTGGCCCGTTCGGACCGCACCGCCAAGTACAATCAACTGCTGCGCATCGAGGAAGAGCTGGGCGACCAGGCGATCTACCTCGGCGCCAAGGCGCTGAAGCAGCGCTAG
- the pdhA gene encoding pyruvate dehydrogenase (acetyl-transferring) E1 component subunit alpha, translating into MARGQTSSAAKRKSNDSDGGAVGVVSKDELLKYYRDMLLIRRFEERAGQLYGMGLIGGFCHLYIGQEAIAVGVQAIKEPGDQVITGYRDHGHMLACGMDPREVMAELTGRAGGSSKGKGGSMHMFSTEADFYGGHGIVGAQVALGTGLALANHYRDNKKVSFTYFGDGAANQGQVYESFNMARLWNLPVVYVIENNQYAMGTSIERSSSETHLYKRGSSFRIPGEEVDGMDVLAVKAAAQKAADYARSGEGPYILEMKTYRYRGHSMSDPAKYRTRDEVDEVRKTRDPIDHVQELLEKNGWADEAALKAIDAEVKAIVADAAEFARTSPEPEPSELYTDVYLEAAQ; encoded by the coding sequence ATGGCGCGTGGGCAAACCAGCTCCGCAGCTAAGCGAAAGAGCAATGACTCGGACGGCGGCGCCGTAGGCGTCGTAAGCAAGGACGAGCTACTCAAGTACTATCGCGACATGTTGCTGATCCGCCGCTTCGAGGAGCGGGCCGGCCAGCTCTACGGCATGGGCCTGATCGGCGGCTTCTGCCACCTCTACATCGGCCAGGAAGCGATCGCGGTCGGCGTGCAGGCGATCAAGGAGCCCGGCGACCAGGTCATCACCGGCTACCGCGACCACGGCCACATGCTCGCCTGCGGGATGGACCCGCGCGAGGTCATGGCCGAGCTGACCGGCCGGGCCGGCGGCTCGTCGAAGGGCAAGGGCGGGTCGATGCACATGTTTTCGACCGAGGCCGACTTCTACGGCGGCCACGGCATCGTCGGCGCGCAGGTCGCGCTGGGCACCGGGCTGGCGCTGGCCAACCACTACCGCGACAACAAGAAGGTCTCGTTCACCTACTTCGGCGACGGGGCGGCCAACCAGGGGCAGGTCTACGAGAGCTTCAACATGGCTCGGCTGTGGAACCTGCCGGTCGTCTACGTGATCGAGAACAACCAGTACGCCATGGGCACATCGATCGAGCGCTCCTCGTCCGAGACCCATCTCTACAAACGCGGCTCGTCGTTCCGGATCCCCGGCGAAGAGGTCGACGGCATGGACGTGCTGGCGGTCAAGGCCGCGGCCCAGAAGGCCGCCGACTACGCCCGCTCGGGCGAGGGGCCCTACATCCTGGAGATGAAGACCTACCGCTACCGTGGTCACTCGATGAGCGACCCGGCCAAGTACCGGACCCGCGACGAGGTCGACGAGGTGCGCAAGACCCGCGACCCGATCGATCACGTCCAGGAATTGCTGGAAAAGAACGGCTGGGCCGACGAAGCGGCGCTCAAGGCCATCGACGCGGAGGTGAAGGCGATCGTCGCCGACGCCGCCGAATTCGCCCGCACCTCGCCCGAGCCGGAACCCTCCGAACTCTACACGGACGTCTACCTGGAGGCCGCTCAGTGA
- a CDS encoding septum formation initiator family protein, protein MFARFRPYLPTAALVLLILYFGFHAFTGERGLLSSTQRDAALAAKSKELAELRVQRQDLEARAKLLRDTSLSADLLEERARSLLGFGHPNDYVVRVKP, encoded by the coding sequence GTGTTCGCGCGCTTCCGCCCATATCTGCCGACCGCGGCGCTCGTACTCCTGATCCTCTATTTCGGGTTCCACGCCTTCACGGGCGAGCGTGGCCTTCTGTCTTCCACGCAAAGGGACGCGGCGCTGGCCGCCAAGTCCAAGGAACTCGCCGAGCTGCGCGTCCAGCGCCAGGACCTGGAGGCCCGCGCCAAGCTGCTGCGCGACACAAGCCTCTCTGCCGATCTACTGGAAGAACGTGCCCGTTCCCTGCTAGGTTTCGGGCATCCGAACGACTATGTGGTCCGCGTGAAGCCCTAG
- a CDS encoding DoxX family protein, with the protein MPNLEAWAPRVLSLLRIIAALLFMEHGLMKLFHFPAPQPGAPDPLPMMLLAAAWIEVIGGGLLALGLFTPLAAFVCSGQMAAAYFIAHASQGFWPALNGGEPAILYCFVFFYLVFAGGGAWSLDAMRRGRRRRL; encoded by the coding sequence ATGCCGAACCTCGAGGCCTGGGCGCCGCGGGTGCTGAGCCTGTTGCGCATCATTGCGGCCCTGCTCTTCATGGAGCATGGGCTGATGAAGCTGTTTCACTTCCCGGCGCCGCAGCCGGGCGCGCCGGACCCACTGCCGATGATGCTGCTGGCGGCGGCCTGGATCGAGGTGATCGGCGGCGGCCTGCTGGCGCTGGGGCTGTTCACCCCGCTGGCGGCCTTCGTCTGCTCCGGGCAGATGGCGGCGGCCTACTTCATCGCCCACGCCTCGCAGGGATTCTGGCCGGCGCTCAACGGCGGCGAGCCGGCGATCCTGTACTGCTTCGTCTTCTTCTATCTGGTGTTCGCCGGCGGCGGCGCCTGGAGCCTGGACGCCATGCGCCGCGGTCGCCGCCGACGGCTGTAG
- a CDS encoding pyruvate dehydrogenase complex dihydrolipoamide acetyltransferase translates to MSIDVLMPALSPTMEEGTLAKWHVKKGDKVSSGDVIAEIETDKATMEVEAVDEGVVEDILVPEGSEGVKVNTPIARLSGDDAAAAPPAPKAEPAKAEAPKAEPAKAEAPKPAPAPVAAAPAPARASGERIFASPLARRIAEQKGLDLGQVQGSGPHGRIIKRDVEGATPQVAKPAAAAATSAAAPRQALSLAQMGIPDGSYDLIPLDGMRKTVARRMTDSFRDVPHFPLTIDLEIDGLLSSRAKINAMLEKQGVKVSVNDLVIKAAAVALKQVPEANASYSPEGIAMHHNADIAMAVAIEGGLITPIIRKAETKGLAQIAVEAKDLAERARTRKLKPEEFQGGTFSVSNLGMFGIKSFGSIINEPQGCILSVGAGEPRPVVKNGQLAIATVMTVTLSCDHRVVDGATGARWLQAFKALIEDPITMIV, encoded by the coding sequence ATGTCCATTGATGTTCTGATGCCCGCGCTCTCTCCGACCATGGAGGAGGGCACGCTCGCCAAGTGGCATGTGAAGAAGGGCGACAAGGTCTCGTCCGGCGACGTGATCGCCGAAATCGAGACCGACAAGGCGACCATGGAGGTCGAGGCCGTCGACGAGGGCGTGGTCGAGGACATCCTGGTGCCGGAAGGCTCCGAGGGCGTGAAGGTCAACACTCCTATCGCCCGCCTGAGCGGCGACGACGCGGCCGCCGCGCCGCCGGCTCCCAAGGCCGAACCGGCGAAGGCGGAGGCTCCGAAGGCTGAGCCCGCCAAGGCCGAGGCGCCTAAGCCCGCTCCGGCGCCGGTTGCGGCGGCGCCTGCGCCCGCTCGGGCCTCGGGCGAGCGGATCTTCGCCTCGCCGCTGGCGCGGCGGATCGCCGAGCAGAAGGGCCTGGACCTCGGCCAGGTGCAGGGCTCGGGCCCGCATGGGCGGATCATCAAGCGCGACGTCGAAGGCGCGACGCCCCAGGTCGCCAAGCCGGCCGCCGCTGCGGCTACGAGCGCCGCGGCCCCGCGTCAGGCGCTGAGCCTCGCCCAGATGGGCATACCGGACGGCAGCTACGACCTCATTCCGTTGGACGGCATGCGCAAGACCGTCGCGCGGCGGATGACCGACAGCTTCCGCGATGTGCCGCACTTCCCGCTGACCATCGATCTGGAGATCGACGGCCTGCTGTCCAGCCGCGCCAAGATCAACGCCATGCTGGAGAAGCAGGGCGTGAAGGTCAGCGTCAACGACCTGGTGATCAAGGCCGCCGCCGTGGCCCTGAAGCAGGTGCCGGAGGCGAATGCGTCGTACTCGCCCGAAGGCATCGCCATGCACCATAACGCCGACATCGCCATGGCGGTGGCGATCGAGGGCGGGCTGATCACCCCGATCATCCGCAAGGCCGAGACCAAGGGCCTGGCCCAGATCGCAGTCGAGGCTAAGGACCTGGCCGAGCGGGCCCGCACCCGCAAGCTGAAGCCCGAAGAGTTCCAGGGCGGCACCTTCTCGGTGTCGAACCTGGGCATGTTCGGCATCAAGTCGTTCGGCTCGATCATCAACGAGCCGCAGGGCTGCATTCTGTCGGTGGGCGCGGGCGAACCGCGGCCGGTGGTCAAGAACGGCCAGCTGGCGATCGCCACGGTGATGACCGTCACCTTGTCCTGCGATCACCGCGTGGTGGACGGCGCGACCGGCGCGCGCTGGCTGCAGGCCTTCAAGGCCCTGATCGAAGACCCCATCACGATGATCGTCTGA
- a CDS encoding AMP-binding protein, whose translation MSRSFDPRSCERSLFDALVDARATYGAKKPILEDQERKPLTYTDLIRASFALGRKIADMTTEGERVGVMLPASAGAVVTFFALHAFGRTPAMLNFTAGIRNLKAACELAGVKRVLTSHRFIEQGKLHDLIDALEPLATVTYLEDVRETVGLSDKLFAAAAGAFPKRFRAATKPSDPGVILFTSGSFGAPRGVILSQSNLIANVEQVAAHIPLDPSWVMFNPLPTFHCFGLTGGVLLPLLKGMKAFEYPSPLHVKQIPPLIKDTGASILFATDTFLNQYARAAERDELSGLKFIVCGAEKVRDETHNLIRDRFGDIPVLEGYGATEASPVIAVNKPTDNRRGTVGGLLPGMEIKLEKVEGIPGGGRLYVRGPNVMAGYLTENGLEPPPGGWHDTGDVVDITDDNWIKILGRVKRFAKIGGEMVSLTAAEDIATAVWPDSRHAVIAMPDPKKGERLVLVTDRRDADPGPLVAHAQTIGAPELAVPRKIIRVTEIPVLGTGKTDYVAIMRMAEADGRRAA comes from the coding sequence TTGTCGCGTTCTTTTGATCCGCGTTCGTGCGAGCGCTCACTTTTCGATGCGCTGGTCGATGCGCGCGCCACCTACGGCGCCAAGAAGCCGATCCTGGAAGACCAGGAGCGCAAACCGCTCACCTATACCGACCTGATCCGCGCCTCGTTCGCCCTGGGGCGCAAGATCGCGGACATGACCACCGAAGGCGAGCGCGTCGGCGTCATGCTGCCGGCCAGCGCCGGCGCGGTCGTCACCTTCTTCGCCCTGCACGCCTTCGGCCGCACCCCGGCGATGCTCAACTTTACGGCCGGCATCCGCAACCTGAAGGCCGCCTGCGAGCTGGCCGGGGTCAAGCGCGTGCTCACCTCCCACCGCTTCATCGAGCAGGGCAAGCTGCACGACCTGATCGACGCCCTGGAGCCCTTGGCGACGGTCACCTATCTCGAAGACGTACGCGAGACGGTCGGCCTGTCTGACAAGCTGTTCGCGGCCGCGGCCGGCGCCTTCCCCAAGCGCTTCCGCGCCGCCACCAAGCCGTCGGACCCGGGCGTGATCCTGTTCACCTCCGGCAGCTTCGGCGCGCCGCGCGGGGTGATCCTCAGCCAATCGAACCTGATCGCCAATGTCGAGCAGGTCGCCGCCCACATCCCGCTCGACCCGTCGTGGGTGATGTTCAACCCGCTGCCGACCTTCCACTGCTTCGGCCTCACCGGCGGGGTGCTGCTGCCGCTGCTGAAGGGCATGAAGGCGTTCGAGTATCCCTCGCCGCTGCACGTCAAGCAGATCCCGCCGCTGATCAAGGACACCGGTGCCTCGATCCTGTTCGCGACCGACACCTTCCTCAATCAGTACGCCCGCGCCGCCGAGCGCGATGAGCTGTCGGGCCTGAAGTTCATCGTCTGCGGCGCCGAGAAGGTGCGCGACGAAACCCACAACCTGATCCGCGACCGCTTCGGCGACATCCCGGTGCTTGAGGGCTATGGCGCGACCGAGGCCTCGCCCGTGATCGCCGTGAACAAGCCCACCGACAACCGTCGCGGCACTGTCGGCGGCCTGCTGCCAGGCATGGAGATCAAGCTGGAAAAGGTCGAAGGCATCCCGGGCGGCGGCCGCCTGTACGTCCGTGGCCCCAACGTCATGGCCGGTTACCTCACCGAGAACGGCCTCGAACCGCCGCCGGGCGGCTGGCACGACACGGGTGACGTGGTCGACATCACTGACGACAACTGGATCAAGATCCTCGGGCGAGTGAAACGCTTCGCCAAGATCGGCGGCGAAATGGTCTCGCTGACCGCCGCCGAGGACATCGCCACCGCCGTCTGGCCCGACAGCCGCCACGCGGTCATCGCCATGCCCGACCCCAAGAAGGGCGAGCGCCTGGTGTTGGTCACCGATCGCCGCGACGCCGATCCCGGCCCGCTGGTCGCCCATGCCCAGACCATCGGGGCGCCAGAGCTGGCGGTGCCGCGCAAGATCATCCGGGTGACCGAGATCCCGGTGCTCGGCACCGGCAAGACCGACTATGTGGCGATCATGCGGATGGCGGAGGCTGACGGGCGCCGCGCCGCCTGA
- a CDS encoding alpha/beta hydrolase, translated as MVRAFLLAALLLSLAACERDGGREPFAESRTPASLAPRFYPPEGWAWGYIGVGDQPLQRYGVASTRRVPVATVVIVPGYGETAELWFETASDLIERGCTVWILDRAGQGGSGRYVLPRDLGFTPSFDPEVAALRELVRVVVRPTPETPLILLTQADGAVVALSAVRSGLRTDGVIASSPQIAEPPEKALLGPVKRASKPPPGWKPWSRERADDLAAGRTHDAWRGQVGHAWMTANPDLRLAGPSLGWTNAFETASRVLESGARQVRAPVLMLNPDRRAGAFCRQLADCTATTLSGARSALHIESDRWRGPWLDAVGAFIDARQPTVTAATISAVPARP; from the coding sequence ATGGTTCGCGCGTTTCTGCTCGCCGCTCTGCTTCTTTCGCTTGCGGCCTGCGAGCGCGACGGCGGCCGCGAACCGTTCGCCGAAAGCCGCACCCCGGCCTCGCTCGCGCCGCGGTTCTATCCGCCGGAGGGCTGGGCCTGGGGCTATATCGGCGTCGGCGACCAGCCGCTGCAGCGATATGGCGTGGCCAGCACCCGGCGCGTTCCGGTCGCCACCGTGGTGATCGTACCCGGCTACGGCGAAACCGCCGAACTCTGGTTCGAGACCGCCTCGGACCTGATCGAGCGCGGCTGCACGGTCTGGATCCTCGACCGCGCCGGCCAGGGCGGCTCCGGACGCTACGTCCTGCCGCGCGACCTCGGCTTCACCCCCTCCTTCGATCCGGAGGTCGCCGCCCTGCGCGAACTGGTGCGGGTCGTGGTCCGCCCGACGCCCGAAACGCCGCTCATCCTGCTGACCCAGGCCGACGGCGCGGTCGTCGCGCTCAGCGCGGTCCGCTCGGGGCTGAGGACGGACGGCGTGATCGCCAGCTCGCCGCAGATCGCCGAACCGCCGGAAAAGGCCCTTCTTGGGCCTGTGAAGCGCGCCTCCAAACCGCCGCCGGGCTGGAAGCCCTGGAGCCGCGAGCGCGCCGACGACCTCGCCGCGGGCCGAACCCACGACGCCTGGCGCGGACAGGTCGGCCACGCCTGGATGACGGCCAATCCCGACCTGCGCCTCGCCGGCCCCAGCCTTGGCTGGACCAATGCCTTCGAGACCGCCAGCCGGGTCCTGGAATCCGGCGCACGACAGGTCCGCGCGCCTGTCCTGATGCTGAACCCCGACCGGCGCGCCGGCGCCTTCTGCCGGCAGTTGGCCGATTGCACCGCCACCACCCTGAGCGGCGCTCGCAGCGCCCTGCATATCGAGTCTGATCGCTGGCGCGGCCCCTGGCTCGACGCTGTGGGGGCCTTCATCGACGCCCGCCAACCCACGGTCACGGCTGCGACGATTTCGGCAGTTCCGGCAAGGCCTTAA